Proteins co-encoded in one Bradyrhizobium sp. 170 genomic window:
- a CDS encoding site-specific integrase, whose translation MALNSNQVKSLQPGVHADGGGLYLVVRESGDRVWAFRFTDLEGKRAQMEFARAGDRDGASGDVLTLSSAREKARDYKVALKREGIDPRVKKRVTAQGSKTFKEFAEEQYPDWCQGLSEEELKQWQRSIRDVPSLHDKKLQEITTEHVLEALKAIWTVKPVTASRTRQRIERLMDAAKALRLRIGENPAAWRGNLKHLLPSPRKLNRKKGHRSAPYTKMPGMMTGLRYDPGNAARCTEVGILTVSRSQEIRLMEWTELDFEARTWMVPAEKMKIKGELEPKPHLVPLSDQAIEIIQSMPRTDKYVFPSDHAEEHQPFRANALVGAIERTAVKSTMHGCRTSFRNWGADNKEHNFRREVLEFCLSHRVGDEAELAYWDSEMIKRRREVLQAWADFIKPRKNTSREQRPERKRQKLKLVA comes from the coding sequence GTGGCACTCAATTCGAACCAAGTTAAATCCCTGCAACCTGGCGTTCATGCGGACGGTGGGGGGCTTTATCTGGTGGTGCGCGAAAGCGGTGATCGGGTGTGGGCCTTCCGTTTCACCGACCTCGAGGGCAAGCGGGCGCAGATGGAGTTCGCCAGGGCTGGCGACCGCGACGGCGCAAGCGGTGACGTTCTGACCCTAAGCAGCGCGCGCGAGAAGGCCCGCGACTATAAGGTCGCATTGAAGCGCGAGGGCATCGATCCGCGCGTCAAGAAGCGGGTCACCGCTCAGGGTAGCAAGACGTTCAAGGAGTTTGCCGAGGAGCAGTATCCTGATTGGTGTCAAGGGTTGTCCGAAGAGGAGTTGAAGCAGTGGCAGCGCTCAATCCGGGACGTGCCCAGCCTGCACGACAAGAAGCTCCAGGAGATCACCACCGAGCACGTGCTGGAGGCGCTCAAGGCGATCTGGACCGTGAAACCGGTCACAGCGTCGCGGACTCGCCAGCGGATCGAGCGGTTGATGGACGCTGCCAAAGCGTTGAGATTGCGCATAGGCGAGAACCCGGCCGCATGGCGCGGCAACCTCAAACACCTGCTGCCGTCGCCCCGCAAGCTGAATCGCAAGAAGGGACATCGGTCCGCGCCATATACGAAGATGCCGGGAATGATGACAGGGCTGCGCTATGATCCCGGCAACGCCGCCCGCTGCACAGAAGTCGGCATCCTCACCGTGTCGCGGAGCCAAGAAATCCGGCTGATGGAGTGGACGGAGCTCGACTTCGAAGCAAGGACGTGGATGGTTCCGGCTGAGAAGATGAAGATTAAGGGCGAGCTAGAGCCGAAGCCGCATCTCGTCCCGTTGTCAGATCAGGCCATCGAGATCATCCAATCGATGCCGCGCACGGATAAGTACGTGTTCCCCTCCGACCACGCGGAGGAACATCAGCCGTTCCGGGCGAACGCGCTTGTTGGGGCCATCGAACGCACTGCCGTCAAATCCACCATGCATGGCTGCCGCACGAGCTTCCGAAATTGGGGCGCTGACAACAAGGAGCACAATTTCCGCCGCGAAGTGCTTGAGTTCTGCCTCTCGCACCGTGTCGGCGATGAGGCTGAACTGGCGTATTGGGACAGCGAGATGATCAAGCGACGCCGCGAGGTGCTGCAGGCGTGGGCTGACTTCATCAAGCCGCGCAAGAATACGTCGCGCGAGCAACGGCCCGAAAGAAAGCGGCAAAAGCTCAAGCTCGTCGCCTAA
- a CDS encoding TRAP transporter large permease subunit encodes MMSWEAAAWLLLGGSTVLMFAGLPVGFAFLVINLIGAYLFMAGEAGLSQLVRSSVSSITTFSLTPIPLFVLMGEVLFHTGLAVKVIDGIERIIKHVPGRLAVVAVVAGTVFSAISGSTIATTAMLGSLMVPIMLSRGYHPTMATGPIMAIGAVDMLIPPSALAVLLGSLSGISISKLLIGGVMPGIILSVLFVGWIILRTLSKPELAPDSDFKEYNGWARFSPLVLYVVPLVSIFGLVVGAMVAGWATPTESAAIGAFATIVLAAAYRALTPKVLWQSLHGTVLISGMILFIIIGATTFSQILAFSGATNGIVNIITQSGLSADALVIVMLLILIALGIFIDQVSMMLITLPIFMPLVNSLAIDPVWFGVLFLICMQLGMLLPPHGLLLMTMKGVTPPQVTMGQIFQAVVPYLVISIAVLALVYFVPGVATWMTAF; translated from the coding sequence ATGATGAGTTGGGAAGCTGCTGCCTGGTTACTGCTTGGTGGATCAACCGTTCTGATGTTCGCCGGATTGCCGGTCGGCTTTGCGTTTCTCGTTATCAATCTGATCGGGGCTTACCTTTTTATGGCCGGTGAAGCCGGCCTGTCCCAGCTCGTGCGCAGCTCGGTCTCCTCGATCACCACGTTCTCTCTGACGCCGATTCCCCTCTTTGTCCTGATGGGAGAGGTGCTTTTTCACACCGGTTTGGCGGTGAAGGTCATCGACGGAATTGAGAGGATCATCAAACACGTTCCGGGCAGACTCGCAGTGGTTGCGGTCGTGGCGGGAACGGTGTTCAGTGCGATTTCCGGGTCGACAATCGCAACGACAGCGATGCTCGGTAGCCTGATGGTTCCGATCATGCTGTCGAGGGGCTATCACCCCACGATGGCAACGGGGCCCATCATGGCTATCGGTGCGGTTGATATGCTTATTCCGCCCAGCGCCCTTGCTGTTCTATTGGGGAGTCTCTCCGGCATTTCGATCTCCAAACTCCTCATCGGGGGAGTTATGCCAGGCATCATTCTTTCCGTTCTCTTCGTGGGATGGATTATCCTGCGCACGCTATCCAAGCCGGAATTGGCGCCGGATAGCGATTTCAAGGAATACAACGGGTGGGCGAGGTTCAGTCCTCTCGTACTCTACGTGGTTCCGCTGGTTTCGATATTCGGGCTTGTCGTCGGTGCGATGGTGGCCGGCTGGGCAACGCCGACAGAGTCTGCTGCGATCGGCGCTTTCGCGACGATCGTCCTCGCGGCGGCCTACCGGGCGTTGACGCCGAAGGTTCTGTGGCAATCCCTGCATGGCACGGTTCTTATTTCCGGGATGATTCTCTTCATCATCATCGGAGCAACGACCTTCTCTCAGATATTGGCGTTTTCGGGCGCCACGAATGGAATCGTCAACATCATCACGCAAAGCGGGCTTTCGGCCGACGCCCTGGTCATCGTCATGCTGTTGATCCTGATCGCGCTCGGCATCTTTATCGATCAAGTTAGCATGATGCTGATCACGCTTCCAATCTTCATGCCGCTGGTGAACTCGCTTGCTATCGACCCGGTATGGTTTGGCGTGCTGTTCCTGATCTGCATGCAACTCGGAATGTTGCTGCCGCCCCACGGTCTGTTGCTGATGACGATGAAGGGTGTGACGCCGCCTCAAGTAACCATGGGGCAAATATTCCAAGCGGTCGTGCCGTACCTTGTCATCAGCATTGCAGTTCTCGCGCTGGTCTATTTTGTGCCCGGAGTGGCGACCTGGATGACGGCCTTCTAG
- a CDS encoding TRAP transporter small permease: MDVFDRLVGKLCLALVSLACTLLFGMMLVICVDVFLRNLAVPGMPRGLALASDLSESAIYLMTLLSAPFLLRSGRHIRIDLLLHMVPPRIGWLMELVAACAMLFCCVAMVWYGLIVTGRSAGSNAMLIKTVVYPEWWSLAPLPCVFVLLSVEAIFRLRSLLGGPRQPRNEQVSVS, encoded by the coding sequence ATGGATGTGTTTGATCGGTTGGTTGGCAAGCTTTGCCTCGCTTTGGTATCCTTGGCATGTACGCTGCTATTTGGGATGATGTTGGTCATTTGCGTTGATGTGTTCCTTCGCAACTTGGCCGTGCCGGGGATGCCGCGGGGTTTGGCTTTGGCCAGCGACTTGTCAGAGTCCGCGATCTATCTGATGACTTTGCTGTCGGCGCCGTTTCTGTTGCGAAGCGGTCGTCACATCCGGATCGATCTGTTGCTCCACATGGTGCCGCCGCGGATCGGGTGGCTGATGGAGTTGGTTGCAGCCTGCGCGATGCTGTTTTGTTGCGTGGCGATGGTCTGGTACGGCCTCATTGTTACCGGGCGAAGTGCGGGCAGCAATGCAATGCTAATCAAAACGGTCGTCTATCCGGAGTGGTGGAGTCTGGCTCCGTTGCCATGTGTGTTTGTGCTGTTGTCGGTTGAAGCGATCTTCCGGCTGCGAAGCCTCCTTGGCGGACCTCGGCAGCCGCGCAACGAGCAGGTGTCCGTGTCATGA
- the dctP gene encoding TRAP transporter substrate-binding protein DctP, which translates to MKIVRLLGVVACLIFFQASAMAQEVTLRLVTAFPENSFYVSHLLKWVKSVNERGKGILQINFIGGPRAIPTFEVGNAVKTGVVDIAMSTGAFYTNVMPESDMLKLAEKTVAEQRRNGAFDYINKVWNEKGNMQYLARMVENQPFHLYLNKKIDKPDLTGLKIRITPVYREFFQALNANVVTTAPGEVYTALERGVVDGYGWPIGGLFDLNWQQHTKFRVDPGFYDAEVSIVVNLDKWKSLNEKQRDFLNSLALELEAGNGFWKQYAVDEEKRQADAGIQTIKLDGDRAKVFVDTAYSVAWAAAIKASPVHAEKLKALLGNR; encoded by the coding sequence ATGAAGATCGTGCGTTTGTTGGGTGTGGTGGCTTGCCTCATCTTCTTCCAGGCTTCTGCGATGGCGCAGGAAGTTACACTGCGTCTCGTTACGGCCTTTCCGGAAAACAGTTTTTACGTTTCCCATCTTCTGAAGTGGGTAAAATCGGTAAACGAACGTGGCAAAGGGATCCTGCAGATAAATTTTATCGGAGGCCCCCGTGCAATTCCCACGTTTGAAGTAGGCAACGCGGTGAAGACGGGTGTCGTCGATATTGCCATGTCGACCGGGGCTTTTTACACCAACGTCATGCCCGAATCTGACATGTTGAAGCTCGCTGAAAAGACTGTCGCTGAGCAAAGAAGGAACGGGGCCTTCGACTACATCAACAAGGTGTGGAACGAGAAAGGCAACATGCAGTACCTGGCGCGGATGGTCGAAAACCAGCCGTTCCATCTCTATCTCAACAAAAAGATCGACAAGCCGGACCTTACCGGCCTCAAGATCCGGATCACGCCGGTTTACCGCGAGTTTTTTCAGGCGCTCAATGCAAATGTCGTCACGACTGCTCCAGGCGAAGTATATACAGCCCTGGAGCGAGGGGTTGTTGATGGTTATGGTTGGCCGATCGGTGGATTATTCGACTTGAACTGGCAGCAGCACACAAAATTTCGCGTCGATCCGGGCTTTTACGATGCGGAGGTTTCCATCGTCGTCAATTTGGACAAATGGAAGAGCCTCAACGAGAAGCAGCGTGACTTCTTGAATAGCCTGGCGCTGGAGCTGGAGGCCGGCAACGGCTTCTGGAAGCAGTACGCTGTCGATGAGGAAAAGCGGCAGGCGGATGCGGGCATCCAAACGATCAAGCTGGATGGCGACAGAGCAAAAGTCTTCGTCGACACCGCCTACAGCGTCGCTTGGGCCGCTGCGATCAAGGCGAGCCCGGTGCACGCTGAAAAGCTGAAGGCATTGCTTGGAAATCGTTGA
- a CDS encoding FAD-dependent monooxygenase: MPSRPRKIRILGAGPAGLYAAYRLKRLLPSADIVVVEQNPPDVTFGFGVVLSAQGLQFLADDDPELVRAISTGLESWKDIEIRIGGERIRIDGIGFTAIGRVILLRILNEKLREVGLAPAFGKTITDLSDFGDADLIVGADGANSLVRSTHEAAFGAKIERLTNWFAWFGASRPFDALTQTFKMTDNGPFNAHHYRYSPTQSTFLVETTTANFERCGLAKLSVEESRAFCENLFADVLEGAELISNRSIWRQFPKITNARWSYKNMVLVGDALRTAHYSIGSGTRLALEDVQALVNAIASTEGDISAALSLYEAQRKPIVQKLLDAAARSADWYETFDQNMTLPPLEFAHEYISRSGRVDPDRMASASPNFVRRYLEWERARGISRS, translated from the coding sequence ATGCCATCGCGTCCGCGAAAGATCCGAATCCTGGGCGCCGGGCCGGCTGGTTTGTACGCTGCCTATAGGCTCAAGCGTTTGCTGCCGTCTGCCGATATTGTTGTGGTCGAACAGAACCCCCCGGATGTTACGTTCGGCTTTGGGGTTGTGCTGTCGGCGCAAGGACTCCAGTTCCTGGCGGATGACGACCCGGAACTAGTGCGCGCAATCTCCACCGGGCTCGAATCGTGGAAGGATATCGAGATCAGGATAGGAGGCGAGCGCATTCGGATCGATGGGATCGGCTTTACCGCGATCGGCCGGGTCATTCTGTTGCGCATCCTGAATGAGAAGCTTCGGGAGGTTGGACTAGCTCCCGCTTTTGGAAAAACAATTACAGACCTTTCCGATTTTGGCGATGCCGACCTCATCGTGGGTGCGGACGGGGCAAATTCACTTGTGCGCAGCACGCATGAAGCGGCGTTCGGAGCCAAAATAGAGAGGCTTACAAATTGGTTCGCGTGGTTTGGCGCTTCGCGTCCGTTTGATGCACTTACCCAGACTTTCAAGATGACGGATAACGGTCCGTTCAACGCACACCACTACCGGTACTCACCAACCCAGAGCACCTTCCTGGTGGAGACGACTACTGCGAATTTCGAACGCTGCGGTTTGGCGAAGTTGTCGGTCGAGGAATCCCGGGCATTCTGCGAGAATCTGTTCGCCGATGTCCTCGAAGGTGCTGAGCTCATTTCAAACCGTTCGATCTGGAGGCAGTTTCCGAAGATTACCAACGCCCGCTGGTCCTACAAGAATATGGTCCTAGTCGGCGATGCCCTCCGAACGGCTCATTACTCGATCGGCTCGGGCACCCGCCTTGCCCTGGAAGACGTTCAAGCGCTGGTAAACGCAATCGCCTCGACCGAAGGAGACATTTCGGCAGCGCTGTCTCTGTATGAAGCGCAGAGAAAGCCAATTGTACAAAAGTTGCTCGATGCCGCAGCCAGGAGCGCCGATTGGTACGAAACCTTCGATCAGAATATGACGCTCCCGCCGTTGGAGTTTGCACACGAGTACATAAGCCGGTCCGGACGCGTCGATCCGGATCGCATGGCGTCCGCGTCCCCGAACTTCGTTCGCCGATATCTCGAGTGGGAGCGCGCGCGCGGTATCTCTCGAAGCTAG
- a CDS encoding thioesterase family protein yields MTAYSYSRRLNWSECDPGGIVFFPNYARWAVDGLNEMLHSDGYMPNRKLADGSTEGIPCVEFNMRFLDAPELYAMVSHQISVQRVGTTSFTVRHLFLGEGRSFAEALDTRVWAVHGEHGLRKSSMPPEVLAILNARKEPESTE; encoded by the coding sequence TTGACCGCTTACTCCTATTCCAGGCGGCTGAACTGGAGTGAGTGCGATCCTGGGGGGATCGTGTTCTTTCCGAATTATGCCAGGTGGGCGGTCGATGGGCTGAACGAGATGCTTCATTCGGATGGTTACATGCCAAACCGCAAACTGGCTGATGGCAGCACCGAAGGCATCCCGTGTGTGGAGTTCAACATGCGGTTCCTGGACGCGCCCGAGCTGTACGCGATGGTTTCTCACCAGATTTCGGTTCAACGTGTCGGCACGACTTCGTTTACGGTTCGCCACCTCTTTTTGGGGGAGGGGCGCTCCTTCGCCGAGGCGCTCGATACGCGGGTCTGGGCGGTGCACGGAGAACACGGTCTGCGCAAGAGTTCGATGCCGCCCGAGGTGCTCGCAATCCTGAACGCTCGAAAAGAGCCAGAGAGCACGGAGTAG
- a CDS encoding fumarylacetoacetate hydrolase family protein, translating to MLDLSPKWPLPPGDWVVSQLTSLKESEVRSGQPLIPLSNVRLESPVANPGKIIGAPINYKAHIDEANADREINQGKTYTSLDEYGLFLKAGSSLIGPSQTIHPRFADRRTDHEVELAVVIGKKANRVSRQNALAHVFGYTIGLDITVRGKEFPGFRKSADSYSVLGPWLVTADEVPNPDALELSISVNGQIKQKSNTRMMIFDVARLIEYASSFYTLYPGDVIMTGTPEGVGPIAPGDRLVAEIERIGKLEMQVGEVLV from the coding sequence ATGCTGGACCTGAGCCCGAAGTGGCCCCTGCCGCCCGGCGATTGGGTGGTATCCCAGTTGACTTCGCTGAAGGAGAGCGAGGTGCGTTCCGGCCAGCCATTGATCCCGTTATCGAACGTCAGGTTGGAGAGCCCGGTTGCCAATCCAGGCAAGATCATCGGGGCGCCGATCAACTACAAGGCTCACATCGACGAGGCCAACGCAGATCGTGAAATCAATCAAGGAAAGACCTACACGTCGCTGGATGAATACGGGCTGTTCCTGAAGGCGGGAAGTTCGCTTATCGGACCTTCGCAGACCATTCATCCGAGATTTGCGGACCGGCGAACAGACCACGAAGTCGAACTCGCCGTGGTGATAGGCAAAAAGGCAAATCGCGTGTCGCGCCAGAATGCATTGGCGCACGTGTTCGGATACACGATTGGCCTCGATATCACCGTCCGTGGAAAGGAATTTCCCGGCTTCCGAAAGTCGGCCGATAGTTACAGCGTGCTCGGGCCATGGCTGGTAACCGCAGATGAGGTGCCAAACCCAGACGCATTAGAGCTATCGATCAGCGTCAACGGCCAGATCAAGCAGAAGTCGAATACGCGCATGATGATCTTCGATGTTGCGCGGCTCATCGAGTACGCGTCTTCATTTTACACCCTCTATCCCGGCGACGTTATCATGACTGGAACACCGGAAGGCGTCGGTCCCATCGCACCCGGCGACAGACTGGTCGCCGAAATCGAGCGGATTGGGAAGTTGGAGATGCAGGTCGGCGAGGTGCTTGTTTGA
- a CDS encoding ABC transporter substrate-binding protein produces the protein MFRLTVLALLGSTVAWCGTANAEISDGVVKIGVLNDTSGIFQDTNGPGSVEAARMAAEDFAGGGKGIKVEIVQADHQNKADVGSAIARRWLDVEKVDAIVDVPNSAVGLALNSLLRGTSMTLLASSTASSDLTGKYCSPNTVQWVNDTWATAHATASAMMKRGAKSWYFLTANFALGQAIESEATSFIVAQGGSVNGSARHPFATADFSSFLLSAQGSKADVIGLANSGTDTINALKQADEFNLRQGGQSLVAFLIFINDVHSVGLRTAKGLLLTESYYWDMNEDTRAFAKRFAARMGGKVPSANQAGVYSSTLAYLRAVAATGSDNAGLAVPEMKKGPIKDPLFGGLTVRADGRAVHPVFLFQVKGPEESRYPYDYYKLIDTIPAEQAFRPVSEGNCPLVQGTTK, from the coding sequence ATGTTCAGACTGACAGTTCTGGCCCTATTGGGCTCAACCGTGGCGTGGTGTGGAACGGCAAACGCTGAGATTTCCGATGGAGTCGTGAAGATTGGCGTCCTGAATGACACGTCCGGTATATTCCAGGACACCAATGGTCCCGGATCCGTCGAGGCCGCCCGAATGGCAGCAGAGGATTTTGCCGGCGGCGGAAAAGGCATCAAAGTCGAAATCGTTCAGGCCGACCATCAGAACAAGGCGGATGTGGGAAGTGCCATCGCTCGGCGATGGCTGGACGTCGAGAAGGTTGATGCCATCGTAGACGTACCAAACTCTGCGGTCGGGCTTGCCCTGAACTCGCTTCTGCGCGGCACATCGATGACCCTGCTGGCGTCGAGCACTGCCAGTTCAGATCTTACCGGTAAGTATTGCTCGCCTAATACCGTTCAGTGGGTCAACGACACTTGGGCTACCGCCCACGCGACCGCGTCGGCCATGATGAAGCGCGGTGCCAAGAGCTGGTATTTTTTGACGGCGAACTTTGCTCTGGGGCAGGCCATCGAATCGGAAGCGACGTCATTTATCGTCGCACAGGGCGGTTCAGTGAACGGCTCGGCTCGCCATCCATTTGCGACCGCCGATTTCTCTTCGTTTCTTTTGAGCGCCCAAGGTTCCAAAGCCGACGTCATCGGGCTGGCCAACTCGGGAACGGATACAATCAATGCTTTGAAGCAGGCCGATGAATTCAATTTGCGCCAAGGCGGCCAATCGTTGGTTGCCTTTCTCATCTTCATCAACGATGTCCATTCGGTCGGCCTAAGAACCGCTAAGGGATTGCTGCTGACGGAATCCTATTATTGGGATATGAACGAGGACACGCGCGCTTTCGCAAAGCGCTTTGCAGCACGGATGGGTGGCAAGGTTCCCAGCGCAAACCAAGCTGGGGTTTATTCCTCTACCCTCGCCTATCTGCGGGCGGTGGCCGCGACCGGATCGGACAACGCCGGGCTCGCCGTGCCCGAGATGAAGAAGGGCCCAATCAAGGACCCACTGTTCGGCGGTCTGACGGTGCGTGCAGACGGGCGCGCCGTGCATCCGGTTTTTCTGTTTCAGGTAAAGGGTCCGGAGGAAAGCCGCTATCCATACGATTACTACAAGCTGATCGACACCATTCCTGCCGAACAAGCGTTCCGTCCCGTCTCGGAAGGAAATTGCCCGCTCGTTCAGGGAACGACAAAATGA
- a CDS encoding AMP-binding protein translates to MTGPRTPLEGVVYTDPATAARYLEGGAWIDRTIHQQLKLCCDRHSDKPAFISDDVILSFGELDRRTDAVAGALKQHGLQVNDRALFQMGTTLETVVAFFGCLKAGVIPVCTIPQYRELEMHKLADLTRPSAYFVQKDGGSFDLTAFARKVAREKSIQHVFAFGDPSEPSIIELASRATNTEARTPSRSSSSEDVAVLQLSGGSTGVPKIIPRFHAEYAGHVRQWCDRYAMKSGDVGIWALPLMHNAGMMFALVRTVVYGCTTVLMPRWDPERFFALIERWNVNHAFTIGPHAPAIASFKQIERYDLSSLRFFFTLQGAAPIERATGVPATNMFGITEGLVLTSGPDDPAVARHETVGAPCSEFDEVKLLHLDSEDEVAEGETGELCFRGPSSLRGYFAAPELSAECLTSNGFFRSADLMRRVQVNGRWAYVFEGRTRDNINRGGEKFGTEDIERLIALHPDIADSKVVAMPDPLYGEKACAFIIPKPGRLLPSIAELGSFLIGKGLAKFKLPERIERTEAFPTTRVGKLDRAALRAIIADRIGSEIESNKEQ, encoded by the coding sequence ATGACTGGACCGCGCACTCCTCTTGAGGGCGTCGTATATACCGATCCGGCAACAGCGGCCCGATACCTCGAAGGCGGTGCCTGGATCGATCGAACGATCCATCAGCAACTGAAACTCTGTTGCGATCGACACAGCGACAAACCGGCCTTCATTTCTGACGATGTGATCCTGAGCTTCGGGGAACTCGATCGCCGTACTGACGCAGTTGCGGGCGCCCTCAAGCAGCATGGCCTGCAGGTGAACGACCGTGCTCTATTCCAGATGGGTACCACACTCGAGACGGTGGTTGCTTTCTTCGGATGCCTGAAAGCGGGCGTCATACCAGTCTGCACGATCCCGCAATATCGCGAGCTGGAGATGCACAAATTGGCGGATTTAACCCGCCCCTCGGCTTACTTTGTGCAAAAGGACGGCGGCTCTTTCGATCTAACTGCGTTTGCCAGGAAGGTCGCACGCGAAAAGTCGATCCAACACGTGTTTGCATTTGGCGATCCGTCAGAGCCCAGCATCATCGAGCTTGCTTCGCGGGCGACCAATACAGAAGCCCGCACGCCATCGCGGTCCTCGTCAAGTGAGGATGTCGCCGTCCTCCAGCTCTCTGGCGGATCGACGGGTGTCCCGAAGATAATTCCGCGCTTTCATGCGGAATATGCGGGTCACGTCCGGCAGTGGTGCGACAGGTATGCCATGAAATCGGGCGATGTCGGCATTTGGGCGCTTCCCCTTATGCACAATGCCGGAATGATGTTCGCCCTGGTGCGAACTGTCGTGTACGGCTGCACAACCGTACTGATGCCGCGCTGGGACCCCGAACGCTTTTTCGCCCTCATCGAGCGCTGGAACGTCAACCACGCCTTCACCATCGGTCCGCATGCTCCGGCCATCGCGTCTTTCAAGCAGATCGAGAGGTACGACCTCTCCTCCTTGCGCTTTTTCTTTACGCTGCAGGGGGCCGCACCTATTGAGCGAGCCACGGGCGTGCCCGCAACCAACATGTTCGGGATCACCGAGGGTCTCGTTTTGACAAGCGGGCCGGACGATCCTGCCGTAGCGCGACACGAGACGGTGGGAGCGCCTTGCTCGGAATTCGACGAGGTCAAGTTGCTGCACCTAGACTCCGAAGATGAGGTCGCCGAGGGCGAAACTGGCGAACTGTGCTTCAGAGGTCCCTCGTCGCTCCGAGGCTACTTTGCGGCGCCAGAACTTTCAGCCGAATGCTTGACCAGCAATGGATTTTTCCGATCCGCCGACCTAATGCGGCGTGTTCAAGTAAACGGTCGCTGGGCCTACGTGTTCGAAGGACGCACCCGCGACAACATCAATCGCGGCGGGGAGAAGTTCGGTACCGAAGACATCGAGCGTCTGATCGCACTTCACCCGGACATCGCAGATAGCAAGGTCGTTGCAATGCCAGACCCACTCTATGGCGAAAAGGCATGCGCTTTCATCATACCAAAACCAGGGCGTCTATTGCCTTCCATCGCCGAGCTCGGCTCATTCCTGATTGGAAAGGGACTGGCGAAATTCAAGCTCCCCGAGCGGATAGAGCGGACTGAAGCCTTTCCAACGACGAGGGTTGGGAAACTGGATCGCGCCGCGTTGCGCGCGATCATCGCGGACCGAATCGGAAGCGAGATTGAGTCAAACAAAGAACAATGA
- the gtdA gene encoding gentisate 1,2-dioxygenase, with protein sequence MNEPHVLKNSVDRSAFYKELDALNLAPLWEVLKGLVPADPRPTAAPYAWQWTTVRPQLLAAGGSISAEEAERRVLVLENPKLRGKSQITDTLYAGLQLILPGEVAPAHRHTQSALRFVLEGSGGYTAVAGERTTMHRGDLILTPFWTWHDHGHDGTGPVIWMDCLDVPLVGFLKTGFREEHAEAAQGTSRPEGYSQAMYGSGLLPVGQSFGSLTSPVFNYPYSRTREALHRLARTKEIDPHLGICLRYVNPANGDWVMPTLGPIMRLLPKGFSTSMYRSTDSAVFVLVEGEATIEVEGATPVKLKENDVFAMPGWCAYRLHASTGECVFFSFSDRPVHEKLGLFREERR encoded by the coding sequence ATGAATGAACCACACGTCTTGAAGAACAGCGTCGACCGCAGTGCGTTCTACAAAGAACTCGATGCCCTTAACTTGGCTCCCTTGTGGGAGGTGTTGAAAGGCCTTGTCCCCGCCGATCCCCGGCCGACCGCGGCACCATACGCGTGGCAGTGGACGACCGTTCGACCGCAGCTCTTGGCAGCCGGCGGATCGATCAGCGCGGAAGAAGCTGAGCGTCGCGTGCTCGTGCTTGAAAATCCCAAGCTGCGAGGAAAATCGCAGATAACGGATACGCTTTACGCTGGCCTGCAACTCATCCTCCCCGGTGAAGTTGCGCCGGCGCATCGCCATACCCAATCAGCACTCCGCTTTGTTCTGGAAGGAAGCGGCGGCTACACCGCGGTCGCCGGCGAGAGAACTACCATGCACCGGGGGGACTTGATCCTCACGCCGTTCTGGACGTGGCACGATCACGGACACGACGGAACGGGTCCTGTGATTTGGATGGATTGCCTCGATGTGCCATTGGTTGGATTTCTCAAGACCGGCTTTAGAGAAGAGCACGCCGAGGCTGCTCAAGGGACGTCTCGGCCTGAAGGCTACTCGCAGGCAATGTACGGAAGCGGGCTACTCCCGGTTGGGCAAAGCTTCGGATCTCTCACATCTCCGGTGTTCAACTACCCCTATTCGCGAACACGAGAGGCGCTGCATCGTCTCGCCCGGACGAAAGAGATCGATCCCCACCTCGGCATCTGCTTGCGATACGTCAACCCCGCAAATGGCGATTGGGTGATGCCCACTCTCGGCCCCATTATGCGATTGCTCCCTAAAGGCTTCTCGACTTCGATGTATCGCTCAACGGACAGCGCCGTATTCGTGTTAGTGGAGGGCGAAGCCACCATTGAAGTTGAGGGGGCGACGCCGGTTAAGTTGAAGGAGAATGACGTATTCGCAATGCCTGGCTGGTGCGCGTATCGACTCCACGCTTCAACGGGCGAGTGCGTCTTCTTTTCATTTTCCGATCGTCCAGTTCACGAGAAACTTGGACTGTTCCGCGAGGAACGAAGGTGA